The following are encoded in a window of Prochlorococcus marinus str. MIT 1013 genomic DNA:
- a CDS encoding NnrU family protein, with product MAFSNTHSSSFVMILLLFCFAVIHSGGAALRVKAESLIGARAWRLIFAFASIPSAVILIGYFISHRYDGIRFWNYQGVGELIPVIWILSAISFLFLYPATYNLLEIPAVQKPKVRIYASGIIRVTRHPQAIGQIIWCFAHLLWIGTSFTLVTCIGLVAHHLFAIWHGDRRLSLKFGEEFEALKKRTSVVPFLAVLDGRQKLQIKEFLRPSQMGILIAVFFFWWAHRFISIGADKFISFDLTELLARIA from the coding sequence TCATAGTGGAGGAGCGGCTTTAAGGGTGAAGGCAGAGAGTCTAATTGGAGCAAGGGCATGGAGATTGATTTTTGCTTTTGCGAGTATCCCTTCCGCAGTTATTTTGATTGGTTATTTTATTTCTCATCGTTACGATGGGATTAGATTTTGGAATTACCAAGGGGTTGGTGAATTAATTCCTGTCATTTGGATTTTGAGTGCAATTAGCTTTCTTTTTTTGTACCCAGCCACTTATAACCTTTTAGAAATTCCTGCTGTCCAAAAGCCCAAAGTTAGAATTTATGCTTCTGGGATAATCAGAGTTACTCGTCATCCTCAGGCAATAGGTCAAATTATTTGGTGCTTTGCACATTTACTTTGGATAGGCACAAGTTTCACTCTTGTTACTTGTATTGGATTAGTAGCACATCATTTATTTGCTATTTGGCATGGTGATAGAAGACTTAGCCTCAAATTCGGAGAAGAATTTGAGGCTTTGAAGAAAAGAACATCAGTCGTTCCATTCTTAGCTGTGTTGGATGGACGACAAAAATTACAAATAAAGGAATTTCTTAGACCCTCTCAAATGGGCATTCTCATTGCAGTGTTTTTTTTCTGGTGGGCCCATAGATTTATTTCTATCGGAGCTGATAAATTTATCTCTTTTGATTTAACTGAATTACTAGCAAGAATTGCCTAA
- a CDS encoding NAD(P)H-quinone oxidoreductase subunit 5, with product MQSAADFAWLIPLLPLCGAVLIGLGLISFNDLFNRSRKPVAITLLTSVGASAFISYAVLAEQLSGNPPVEHLFIWASAGSFELPMGYVIDPLAAVMLALVTTIAFLVMIYSHGYMAHDPGYVRFFTYLALFSSSMLGLIVSPNLLEIYVFWELVGMCSYLLVGFWYDRDGAAHAAQKAFIVNRVGDFGLLLGILGLFWATGSFDFHGIAEGLSEAVSSGTVPIWAALILCILVFMGPMAKSAQFPLHVWLPDAMEGPTPISALIHAATMVAAGVFLVARLDPLFSQFPFVELFIAIIGTVTCFLGASIALTQMDLKKGLAYSTVSQLGYMMLAMGCGAPVAGMFHLVTHACFKAMLFLGSGSVIHAMEEVVGHEPILAQDMRLMGGLRKKMPITAITFFIGCIAISGIPPLAGFWSKDEILGQAFNSFPILWFIGFLTAGMTAFYMFRLYFLTFEGVFRGENKEMQLSLLALAGKEKDEEHEEHEAGKIHESAWPMTFPLAVLAIPSVLIGFIGVPWNSIFANLLDPREAIEAAEMFSWREFLPLATASVAISSAGILLAVLTYYLKRFDLGVSLSKKYPQINSFLQNKWYLDDINEKIFVKGSRKLAREVLEVDAKVVDGVVNLTGLLTLGSGEGLKYFETGRAQFYALIVFGGVIALVALFGVVGA from the coding sequence ATGCAATCAGCTGCAGATTTTGCTTGGTTAATTCCACTCCTGCCTCTTTGTGGGGCTGTTTTGATTGGTTTGGGATTAATTAGTTTTAACGATCTTTTTAATCGTTCAAGAAAACCCGTTGCAATAACCCTTTTAACTTCAGTAGGTGCCTCAGCATTTATTAGTTATGCAGTTTTGGCTGAGCAACTCTCAGGCAATCCTCCAGTTGAACACTTGTTTATATGGGCAAGCGCAGGATCTTTTGAGTTGCCAATGGGATATGTGATTGATCCTTTAGCGGCAGTCATGCTTGCTCTTGTTACTACAATTGCTTTCTTGGTGATGATTTATTCCCATGGTTATATGGCACATGATCCTGGGTATGTTCGTTTTTTTACTTATTTAGCTTTATTCAGCAGTTCAATGCTTGGGCTGATTGTTAGTCCAAATTTGCTTGAAATATATGTTTTTTGGGAATTGGTTGGGATGTGCTCATACTTACTCGTTGGCTTTTGGTATGACAGAGATGGTGCTGCACATGCAGCTCAGAAGGCTTTTATCGTAAATAGAGTGGGAGACTTTGGCTTACTGCTTGGTATTTTGGGTCTTTTTTGGGCAACAGGTAGTTTTGATTTTCATGGAATCGCTGAAGGTTTATCTGAGGCAGTTAGCTCTGGGACAGTTCCCATTTGGGCAGCTTTGATTCTTTGCATTCTTGTTTTTATGGGCCCAATGGCAAAGTCTGCACAATTTCCTTTACATGTTTGGTTGCCTGATGCAATGGAAGGTCCAACTCCTATATCTGCCCTTATTCATGCAGCAACAATGGTTGCAGCGGGAGTTTTTTTAGTAGCAAGGCTTGATCCTCTATTTAGCCAGTTCCCTTTTGTTGAATTATTTATTGCAATTATTGGCACAGTAACTTGTTTTCTAGGTGCATCAATCGCTTTGACACAAATGGATTTAAAAAAAGGATTGGCTTACAGCACAGTTTCTCAACTTGGATACATGATGCTTGCAATGGGATGTGGCGCACCAGTTGCAGGAATGTTCCATCTTGTTACACATGCTTGTTTTAAGGCTATGTTGTTCCTTGGCTCAGGTTCAGTTATTCATGCCATGGAGGAGGTGGTTGGTCATGAACCAATTCTTGCTCAAGACATGCGATTAATGGGAGGTCTGCGTAAAAAGATGCCTATCACAGCAATAACTTTTTTTATTGGTTGTATTGCTATCAGTGGGATCCCCCCTCTAGCAGGTTTTTGGAGTAAAGATGAAATTCTTGGTCAAGCCTTTAATAGTTTTCCAATACTTTGGTTTATTGGTTTTTTAACAGCAGGAATGACAGCTTTCTACATGTTTAGACTTTATTTTCTCACTTTTGAGGGAGTTTTCCGAGGTGAAAATAAAGAGATGCAGCTTTCTTTGCTTGCTTTAGCAGGTAAAGAAAAAGATGAAGAACATGAAGAACATGAAGCTGGCAAGATTCATGAATCTGCATGGCCCATGACATTCCCATTGGCAGTTTTGGCAATTCCTTCTGTCTTAATTGGGTTTATAGGAGTTCCTTGGAACAGTATTTTTGCAAACTTGTTAGACCCCCGTGAAGCTATTGAAGCAGCAGAAATGTTTAGTTGGAGAGAATTTCTTCCTCTTGCAACTGCTTCAGTAGCTATCTCATCCGCAGGGATACTATTGGCTGTTTTAACTTATTATTTGAAACGATTTGATCTTGGAGTTTCTCTATCTAAGAAATACCCTCAAATCAATTCATTTCTTCAGAACAAATGGTACTTAGATGATATAAATGAGAAAATTTTTGTAAAGGGTAGTAGAAAGCTCGCAAGAGAAGTACTAGAAGTAGATGCAAAAGTAGTTGATGGAGTAGTTAATCTGACTGGATTATTGACTCTTGGTAGTGGTGAAGGACTCAAATATTTTGAGACAGGAAGAGCTCAGTTTTACGCATTGATTGTGTTTGGAGGAGTGATTGCTCTGGTGGCACTTTTTGGTGTCGTAGGAGCGTAA
- a CDS encoding NAD(P)H-quinone oxidoreductase subunit 4: MLIPEPIQADFPWLSLSIFFPILGALIVPFIPDKGEGKEVRWYALIIALITFLITVAAYFKGFDPSKEGLQLYEKVSWLPDLGLTWSVGADGLSMPLILLTSFITSLAVLAAWPVSYKPKLFFFLILAMDGGQIAVFAVQDMLLFFLAWELELFPVYLFLAIWGGKKRQYAATKFIIYTAGSSLFILLAGLAMGFFQAGGIPDFGYTHLAQQDFGKGFQLLCYAGLLIAFGVKLPIVPLHTWLPDAHGEATAPVHMLLAGILLKMGGYALLRFNAQLLPDAHAQFAPLLIVLGVVNIIYAALTSFAQRNLKRKIAYSSISHMGFVLIGIGSFSSLGTSGAMLQMVSHGLIGASLFFLVGATYDRTHTLQLDEMGGIGQNMRIMFALWTACAFASLALPGMSGFISELMVFVGFVTDEVYTLPFRIVIASLAAIGVILTPIYLLSMLREIFFGKENAKLISKAKLVDAEPREIYIIACLLVPIIGIGLYPKIMTDTYISSIDGLVKRDLLAVERVRAKQSTLISNPHLSIGTLEAPLLD, encoded by the coding sequence ATGCTAATTCCTGAGCCAATTCAAGCCGATTTCCCTTGGTTAAGTTTATCCATATTTTTTCCCATTCTTGGTGCATTAATTGTTCCTTTTATTCCAGATAAAGGGGAAGGAAAAGAAGTTCGATGGTATGCCTTAATAATTGCTTTAATTACTTTTTTAATTACTGTCGCTGCTTACTTCAAAGGTTTTGATCCAAGTAAAGAAGGCTTGCAATTATATGAAAAAGTTAGTTGGCTCCCAGATCTAGGATTGACTTGGTCTGTTGGCGCAGATGGCTTATCAATGCCATTGATATTGCTTACAAGTTTTATAACTTCTCTTGCGGTTTTGGCAGCGTGGCCAGTTAGTTATAAACCAAAATTATTTTTCTTTTTAATTCTCGCTATGGATGGCGGCCAGATAGCTGTATTTGCTGTTCAAGATATGTTGCTTTTCTTTCTTGCTTGGGAATTGGAGTTGTTCCCGGTGTATTTATTCCTTGCAATCTGGGGCGGAAAGAAAAGGCAATATGCAGCGACGAAATTTATTATCTATACAGCAGGCAGCTCGTTATTTATTCTCCTTGCTGGTCTTGCAATGGGTTTCTTTCAAGCGGGAGGAATACCAGATTTTGGTTATACCCATTTAGCTCAGCAAGATTTTGGTAAGGGGTTTCAACTGCTTTGTTATGCAGGTTTGCTAATAGCTTTTGGTGTCAAACTTCCTATTGTTCCTCTTCATACTTGGTTGCCAGATGCGCATGGAGAGGCCACTGCCCCCGTTCATATGCTTTTGGCAGGAATATTGTTGAAGATGGGTGGATATGCTCTTCTTAGATTTAATGCTCAATTACTTCCTGATGCTCATGCGCAATTTGCTCCATTGTTAATTGTTCTTGGAGTAGTAAATATTATTTATGCGGCTTTAACTTCCTTTGCTCAAAGAAATTTAAAAAGGAAAATTGCTTATAGCTCAATAAGTCATATGGGTTTTGTTTTGATAGGTATTGGAAGTTTTAGTTCCCTAGGCACTAGTGGAGCAATGTTGCAAATGGTTAGCCACGGTTTAATAGGTGCAAGTTTGTTTTTCCTTGTTGGTGCTACTTATGACAGAACGCACACGCTTCAATTGGATGAGATGGGTGGTATTGGTCAAAATATGAGGATTATGTTTGCTTTGTGGACAGCATGCGCTTTCGCTTCTCTTGCTTTACCTGGAATGAGTGGATTCATATCAGAATTAATGGTTTTTGTTGGGTTTGTAACTGATGAAGTTTATACGCTTCCTTTTAGGATTGTTATTGCATCATTAGCAGCCATTGGAGTAATTTTGACGCCTATATATTTATTGTCTATGCTCCGAGAAATCTTTTTTGGCAAAGAAAATGCGAAGTTAATATCAAAAGCAAAGTTGGTAGATGCAGAACCTAGAGAAATTTATATTATTGCTTGTTTATTAGTTCCAATTATTGGAATTGGACTGTATCCAAAAATCATGACAGATACATATATTTCATCAATTGATGGGTTGGTTAAAAGAGATTTGTTAGCTGTTGAAAGAGTTAGAGCTAAACAATCAACATTGATTAGTAATCCTCATTTGTCAATTGGTACTCTTGAAGCGCCACTTTTAGACTGA
- a CDS encoding segregation/condensation protein A: MSVDLLTQTADSGARLAIRLLQDAAQRGDIDPWDVDVIPVVDGFLDQLKQRIDIPKKISKHFSQNGGSYEVDLAQSSEAFLAASVLVGLKAEVLEAEMFSVDMDVEDESGFDFEEQGWLDESFQLPLRPERHLLRRPVAPPPFRRPVTLGELINQLETIAESLKNDELQNRRRLRQKKLSDREVIAQVSSLAHREKLPETTAALAIFINDWEQALYWVDFELLVQRWRENSASEDLDTDRVGVFWALLFLCSQGKVEIEQKGSLFSPISLKRLLEPGMVAQLPISSLDVTDGSPAAA; the protein is encoded by the coding sequence TTGTCAGTTGATCTTTTAACTCAAACTGCGGATTCTGGGGCAAGGCTTGCAATTCGTTTATTGCAGGATGCTGCTCAAAGAGGTGATATTGATCCATGGGATGTAGATGTTATTCCTGTCGTAGACGGCTTTTTGGACCAACTTAAACAGCGTATTGATATCCCAAAAAAGATTTCAAAACATTTCAGCCAAAATGGAGGAAGTTATGAGGTTGATCTTGCTCAGAGTAGTGAGGCTTTCTTAGCAGCTTCTGTCTTGGTTGGTTTAAAGGCTGAGGTCCTTGAGGCTGAAATGTTTTCTGTTGATATGGATGTTGAAGATGAGTCAGGCTTTGATTTTGAAGAACAGGGCTGGCTTGATGAAAGTTTTCAATTACCTCTTCGCCCCGAGAGACATCTATTGAGAAGGCCTGTTGCTCCACCTCCATTTAGAAGACCAGTTACTCTTGGAGAATTAATAAATCAGCTTGAGACAATTGCAGAATCTTTGAAAAATGATGAGTTGCAAAATCGTAGAAGGTTACGACAAAAAAAATTAAGTGATAGGGAAGTTATTGCTCAAGTTTCATCTCTTGCTCACCGAGAGAAATTACCTGAAACCACTGCTGCATTAGCAATTTTTATCAACGATTGGGAGCAAGCTTTATACTGGGTTGATTTCGAGTTATTAGTTCAGAGATGGAGGGAAAATTCTGCCTCGGAGGATTTGGATACCGATAGAGTAGGAGTCTTTTGGGCTTTATTGTTTTTATGTTCTCAGGGCAAGGTGGAGATTGAGCAAAAAGGTTCTTTGTTCTCTCCTATAAGTCTAAAGAGGCTTTTGGAACCTGGAATGGTTGCTCAACTCCCTATCTCATCTTTAGACGTGACAGATGGCTCGCCGGCTGCTGCTTAG
- a CDS encoding nucleotidyltransferase family protein gives MKAMILAAGKGTRVQPITHVIPKPMIPILQKPVMEFLLELLKEHGFTEVMVNVSHLAEEIENYFRDGQRFGVEIAYSFEGRIEDGELIGDALGSAGGLKKIQDFQKFFDDTFVVLCGDALIDLDLSEAVKRHKEKGALASLITKRVSKDQVSSYGVVVSDEEDRVQAFQEKPSIDNALGDTINTGIYLFEPEIFDYIPSGQPFDIGSDLFPKLVEQGAPFFALPMDFEWVDIGKVPDYWRAIRNVLKGDVRQVEIPGKQVRPGIYTGLNVAANWDKIHVKGPIYVGGMTRIEDGVTINGPSMIGPSCCICEGATIDNSIIFDYSLIGPGVQLVEKLVFGRYCVGKEGDHFDLQEAALDWLITDARRQDLGVPSPQQKAMAELLGTDLIGSTN, from the coding sequence ATGAAGGCGATGATACTGGCAGCTGGGAAGGGAACCCGAGTTCAGCCAATCACGCATGTGATTCCAAAGCCAATGATTCCTATCCTTCAGAAACCCGTGATGGAGTTTCTGTTGGAACTTCTAAAGGAGCATGGTTTTACGGAGGTTATGGTCAATGTTTCCCACTTGGCAGAAGAAATAGAAAATTATTTTCGAGATGGACAAAGATTTGGAGTTGAAATCGCATATAGCTTTGAAGGCCGAATTGAAGACGGAGAATTAATTGGTGACGCACTTGGTTCGGCTGGAGGACTAAAAAAGATTCAAGATTTTCAAAAGTTTTTTGATGATACTTTTGTTGTCTTGTGTGGAGATGCCCTAATTGATTTAGATTTATCTGAGGCTGTGAAACGACACAAAGAAAAAGGTGCTTTAGCTAGTTTGATTACTAAACGTGTTTCAAAAGATCAAGTAAGTAGTTATGGGGTTGTTGTATCTGACGAAGAAGATCGTGTTCAAGCTTTCCAAGAAAAACCTTCTATAGATAATGCACTAGGAGATACGATTAATACCGGTATTTATCTATTTGAACCCGAAATTTTTGATTATATTCCCTCTGGCCAACCCTTTGATATTGGCTCAGACTTATTTCCAAAACTAGTAGAACAAGGTGCACCTTTTTTTGCTTTGCCGATGGATTTTGAGTGGGTTGATATTGGCAAGGTACCTGATTATTGGAGAGCTATTAGAAATGTATTAAAAGGAGATGTTCGACAGGTTGAAATTCCAGGAAAGCAAGTTAGGCCAGGAATTTATACTGGTTTAAATGTTGCAGCTAATTGGGATAAAATACATGTAAAAGGACCTATATATGTCGGTGGAATGACTAGGATTGAGGACGGTGTTACTATCAACGGTCCTTCTATGATTGGTCCTAGTTGTTGTATTTGTGAAGGAGCAACAATCGATAATTCAATAATTTTTGATTACTCACTAATTGGACCAGGAGTTCAACTTGTTGAGAAGTTAGTTTTCGGTAGATATTGCGTAGGTAAAGAAGGTGATCATTTTGATCTACAGGAAGCTGCTTTAGATTGGTTAATAACTGATGCTCGAAGACAAGATTTAGGTGTACCTTCACCTCAACAAAAAGCAATGGCTGAGTTGCTTGGAACAGATCTTATTGGTTCAACTAATTGA
- a CDS encoding methylenetetrahydrofolate reductase — protein MKSKLQNRLESGLSAITAEIMPPRGGNTALALSKALTLNNLVHGFNVTDGSRAIMRMSSLALCKLLLEANLEPVLQLSCRDRNRIALQAELLGAHALGIKNILCLTGDPVRVGDQSEAKSVQDFNSIELISQVTSLNKGVDPVSGFLPDGPTNLFTGAAADPNCRGFDGLRRRIELKKKAGAHFLQTQMVMEPKVLERFCKEITEPIKIPVLAGVFLLKSAKNAQFINRVVPGACIPQSIISRLESSTNPIDEGISIAAEQVKNFLGIAQGVHLMAVKAEQQIPMILDRANIN, from the coding sequence GTGAAATCTAAACTTCAAAATCGTTTGGAATCTGGCTTATCAGCTATCACTGCTGAAATAATGCCTCCTAGGGGAGGTAATACAGCTTTAGCTCTCTCAAAAGCCCTCACATTAAATAACCTTGTGCATGGTTTTAATGTTACAGACGGGAGTCGGGCAATCATGAGAATGAGCAGCCTAGCCTTGTGCAAGCTGCTTTTAGAGGCAAATCTTGAACCAGTACTTCAATTATCATGCAGGGATAGAAATCGAATTGCATTACAAGCTGAGTTATTAGGAGCGCATGCTTTAGGAATCAAAAATATCCTTTGTTTAACTGGCGATCCTGTTCGCGTAGGAGATCAATCCGAAGCCAAATCTGTTCAAGACTTCAATTCAATAGAACTTATTAGTCAAGTTACATCACTTAACAAAGGGGTTGATCCAGTCTCTGGTTTTTTGCCTGACGGCCCAACTAATTTGTTTACTGGAGCTGCGGCAGACCCAAACTGCAGAGGATTTGATGGCCTGAGAAGGAGAATAGAACTTAAAAAAAAGGCTGGTGCTCATTTCCTTCAAACACAAATGGTTATGGAGCCTAAAGTACTTGAAAGATTTTGCAAGGAAATAACTGAGCCAATAAAAATTCCAGTTTTAGCGGGTGTTTTTCTCCTAAAGTCGGCCAAAAATGCTCAATTTATTAATCGAGTAGTCCCAGGAGCATGCATTCCTCAATCAATCATTTCTAGACTTGAAAGCTCAACAAACCCTATTGATGAAGGGATCTCCATAGCTGCAGAGCAAGTGAAAAATTTTCTAGGCATTGCTCAAGGTGTTCACCTGATGGCCGTCAAGGCAGAGCAACAAATACCAATGATTTTAGATAGAGCAAATATCAATTAG
- a CDS encoding helix-turn-helix domain-containing protein: MFTGEIANSSHMGLSAREMEIIGLVADGLTNQEIAEKLTISKRTVDNHVSNMFTKTGSKNRVALLNWAMDHGKICRDGFNCCSLPDETNS, encoded by the coding sequence ATGTTTACAGGAGAGATCGCTAATTCGTCCCATATGGGACTGTCTGCTAGGGAAATGGAGATTATAGGATTGGTCGCAGATGGCCTCACTAATCAAGAGATTGCTGAAAAACTGACAATTAGCAAAAGGACTGTAGACAACCATGTGAGCAATATGTTTACAAAAACAGGTTCAAAAAACAGAGTGGCTTTATTAAATTGGGCAATGGATCATGGAAAGATATGCCGAGATGGGTTCAATTGTTGTTCATTGCCAGATGAAACAAATTCGTAA
- a CDS encoding CYTH domain-containing protein codes for MGIEIERRFLVKNEDWKSQVILSEDFSQAYLNSSLDEWTIRVRIIDNAKSYITLKSSLNRLVNYEFEYSIPNKDAIELIKLSNYKITKTRYHLKINKKDWVVDLFDGSNSSLKIAEIELSSESEEIQVPSWCGQEITGIKSLSNASLAKTPISELSIKDRIRPKES; via the coding sequence ATGGGAATAGAAATCGAAAGAAGATTCTTAGTTAAAAACGAAGATTGGAAATCTCAGGTAATACTAAGTGAAGATTTTAGTCAAGCCTATTTAAACTCAAGTTTAGATGAATGGACCATTCGAGTAAGGATAATAGACAATGCAAAATCATACATCACATTAAAGTCCTCTCTAAATAGATTGGTAAACTATGAGTTTGAATATTCAATCCCTAATAAAGATGCTATTGAATTAATAAAATTATCAAATTATAAAATCACTAAAACTCGTTATCATCTAAAAATAAATAAAAAAGATTGGGTAGTTGATCTTTTTGATGGTTCAAATTCTTCTTTGAAAATTGCTGAAATTGAATTAAGTTCTGAATCCGAAGAAATTCAAGTCCCATCATGGTGTGGTCAAGAGATAACTGGGATCAAATCATTAAGTAATGCTTCTCTTGCAAAAACACCTATATCTGAGTTATCAATAAAAGATCGGATAAGACCCAAAGAATCCTAA
- a CDS encoding NAD(+) kinase: protein MTSNLIWILYRSDSDSAYKETLNCKKIIEGYGKKVLISKISIETNNLNDLFSISDISPEIAIVLGGDGTVLKAARYLSPKNIPILSFNVGGNLGFLTHDRHILKQENFWETISNNRFIIQKRMMLEATVFSKKDNNLSNVKRSFFALNDFYLRSCTDEIAPTCSLELAIDGEAVDKYKGDGLIFSTPTGSTAYSMAAGGPIIHPSMDAIIVSAICPMSLASRPIVVPPKSQLVIKPIREKKQKIKLWLDGSSGCLIEANDTCLIKKSNHSTSIIILDENLSYYKTITQKLHWASSLNESNKY, encoded by the coding sequence ATGACCTCAAATCTGATCTGGATCTTATATAGATCAGATAGCGATTCTGCTTATAAAGAAACCTTAAATTGTAAGAAAATAATTGAAGGTTATGGTAAAAAAGTTTTAATCTCCAAAATAAGTATAGAAACAAATAATCTTAATGATTTATTTTCTATTTCTGATATTTCACCAGAGATAGCTATTGTTTTAGGAGGGGATGGAACAGTTTTAAAGGCCGCCAGATATTTATCCCCCAAAAATATACCCATATTAAGTTTTAATGTTGGAGGAAATTTAGGATTCCTGACCCATGATCGCCACATATTAAAGCAAGAAAATTTTTGGGAAACAATTTCAAATAATAGATTTATTATACAAAAAAGAATGATGCTTGAAGCAACAGTATTTAGCAAAAAGGATAATAATTTAAGTAATGTGAAAAGATCATTTTTTGCTCTAAATGATTTTTATTTACGATCTTGTACAGACGAAATAGCACCTACTTGTAGCCTTGAGCTGGCAATAGATGGCGAGGCTGTTGACAAATACAAAGGGGATGGACTTATCTTTTCTACTCCAACAGGATCAACTGCTTACTCTATGGCCGCAGGGGGGCCAATAATACACCCATCTATGGATGCGATAATTGTAAGCGCCATATGTCCAATGAGTCTGGCTAGTAGACCTATTGTGGTCCCTCCTAAATCCCAATTAGTTATAAAACCCATACGAGAAAAGAAGCAAAAAATAAAGTTATGGTTAGATGGATCTAGTGGTTGTCTAATTGAAGCTAATGATACATGCTTAATTAAAAAATCTAATCATTCAACCTCAATAATAATTTTAGATGAAAATCTTTCTTATTACAAAACAATCACTCAAAAACTTCATTGGGCTAGCAGCCTTAATGAGAGTAATAAATACTAA
- the nuoK gene encoding NADH-quinone oxidoreductase subunit NuoK — MLENTIGPVPLQAYLIVAAFLFCTGVWGLINSRNAVRVLMSIELMLNAVNINLMSFSSYIDGSIIRGQVFSIFVITVAAAEAAVGLAILLSLYRNRVTIDMESFNLLKW, encoded by the coding sequence ATGTTAGAAAATACTATTGGTCCAGTACCACTCCAAGCTTATCTCATAGTTGCAGCATTTCTTTTCTGCACTGGTGTATGGGGATTAATAAATAGTCGAAATGCTGTTCGTGTATTAATGAGTATTGAATTAATGCTTAATGCAGTAAATATAAATCTCATGAGTTTTTCATCCTATATAGATGGATCAATAATTAGAGGACAAGTATTTTCAATTTTTGTTATCACTGTCGCAGCAGCAGAGGCAGCTGTTGGGCTGGCCATACTACTTTCGTTATATAGAAATAGGGTTACTATTGACATGGAAAGCTTCAATCTACTCAAATGGTAG
- a CDS encoding NADH-quinone oxidoreductase subunit J, whose protein sequence is MNIAYSTELICFLVLSAVIVSGSLAVVLLENIVYSAFLLGGVFMAVAGLYLLLNASFVAAAQILVYVGAVNVLILFAIMLVNKKETLKPIEGLKTRKLISGGVCGGLLILLLRVSITTKWNLPGPSSIGEEATERIGEHLFTDYLLPFELASILLLMAMIGAIVLARRDVTISTGVINDFNNKKSIVDKKIPLLSENSLK, encoded by the coding sequence ATGAATATCGCTTACTCAACAGAATTAATTTGTTTTTTAGTTCTCAGTGCTGTCATAGTTTCTGGAAGTTTAGCAGTGGTTTTACTAGAAAATATTGTTTACTCAGCATTTTTATTAGGCGGCGTATTTATGGCTGTAGCAGGCTTATATCTTTTATTAAATGCTAGTTTTGTAGCTGCCGCACAAATTCTTGTTTATGTTGGAGCTGTAAATGTTTTGATATTATTTGCAATTATGTTGGTTAACAAGAAAGAGACGTTAAAACCAATTGAAGGACTGAAAACTAGAAAATTAATATCAGGTGGAGTATGTGGTGGACTATTAATTTTGTTATTGCGGGTTAGTATTACCACGAAATGGAACTTACCTGGACCAAGCTCCATTGGTGAAGAAGCAACTGAGAGAATTGGAGAACATTTATTCACAGATTATTTATTACCTTTTGAACTCGCTTCTATTTTGTTATTAATGGCTATGATTGGAGCAATTGTATTAGCAAGAAGAGATGTCACTATTTCAACAGGTGTAATAAATGATTTCAATAATAAAAAGTCCATAGTTGATAAGAAAATTCCTCTTCTTTCTGAAAATAGTTTAAAATGA
- the ndhI gene encoding NAD(P)H-quinone oxidoreductase subunit I, which translates to MLGFLEKVADYTKEAISAGKYLVDGLGVTFDHMRRRPVTVQYPYEKLIPSERYRGRIHYEFDKCIACEVCVRVCPINLPVVDWVMNKETKKKELRNYSIDFGACIFCGNCVEYCPTNCLSMTEEYELAAFDRHSLNYDNVALGRLPTSVTSDPSVRPLRELAYLPEGVMDPHELPSNQQRAGKLPIQIIKELQTDKLQEEGNNNSKDILPKKLN; encoded by the coding sequence ATGCTTGGTTTCCTTGAAAAAGTTGCCGACTACACTAAAGAAGCAATTAGTGCAGGAAAATATTTAGTTGATGGATTAGGCGTTACGTTTGATCACATGCGTCGAAGACCTGTAACAGTTCAATATCCATATGAGAAGCTAATCCCCTCTGAGCGTTATAGAGGAAGGATTCATTATGAATTTGATAAGTGTATTGCTTGCGAAGTTTGCGTAAGGGTATGCCCAATTAATCTTCCAGTTGTTGATTGGGTAATGAATAAAGAAACCAAGAAAAAAGAATTGAGAAATTATTCAATTGACTTTGGTGCATGTATTTTTTGTGGAAATTGTGTTGAATATTGCCCTACAAATTGTTTATCAATGACAGAAGAATATGAACTGGCTGCATTTGATAGACATAGCCTTAACTACGATAATGTTGCTCTTGGAAGATTACCAACAAGTGTGACTTCAGATCCATCGGTTCGTCCTTTAAGGGAATTAGCTTATTTACCCGAGGGAGTAATGGACCCCCATGAATTACCTTCGAACCAACAAAGAGCAGGTAAACTTCCAATTCAGATTATTAAAGAACTCCAAACAGATAAATTACAAGAAGAAGGAAATAATAATTCTAAAGATATTCTTCCAAAAAAACTTAACTAA